A window of Variovorax paradoxus EPS genomic DNA:
AACCGCAGGTAGACGAAGTCCGCGGTCAGGTCTTCCAGGAGGGGCCAGCGTCCCGCCGTGTCGGCGACCACCAGTGCCACACCGTGCCGGCGCAGCGTGGCAATGAATGCGGGATCGATGAAGCTGCGGTTTCGCACTTCCACGGCGTGGCGGATTCGAAGACCACGGGGCGCCTTCAGCAGCGACCGGCCCGTCATCCGATCGTCGTGCTCGCGTGCCAGCGCCACCGCGGATTTGGCGTCATGCGGCAGCAGCGAGAGAAAGCGCTCCAGGCGTTCGGCGTCATAGCGCATGCGCGGCGGAAGCTGCCAGAGCACGGGGCCCAGTTTCTTCTCGAGCGCCAGCACGCCCGATGCGAAGAAGTTCGCAAGCGGCGTGCGCACGTCGTTCAACTGCAGCATGTGCGTGATGTAGCGCGGGCCCTTGACCGCGAACACGAAGTCATCCGGCGTCTCGTCGTGCCAGGTCCGGTACGACTCGGGCCGTTGAAGCGAATAGAACGAGCCATTGATCTCGATGGTGGAGAGCATCCGCGAGGCGAACGCGAGCTCGTTGCGCTGCACGAGGCCGGGCGGGTAGAACCGTTTTCGCCAGGGCGCATAACGCCATCCCGAGATGCCGATGCGTATGTCCGCGTGCGGTGCGCGTGAGGCCATGGTGTGCGGGTCTTGTGCCAGGTGTCCGGCTATTTGGCCGGCGTGGTGGCCGGCGCTTCGGCGGGTGCGCTTTCGCTCTGCGCGGGCGCGATCTGCACGGGTGCATCGAACCGCTTCTGCACTGCATAAAAGTACGCCAGCGTGCCCAGCATGATGACGATGGCCGCCAGGATGCCCCATGCGAAAACGCGGCGGTTGTCCCGCTCGTCGCGCGTTGCCTGTCGATCGTCCATGTCGAAGTCTCCCTTCGTCGAAGAGGAGAGAAGAGAAGAAAAAGAGCAAAGGGAAGCAAACGCTGCGCCCGCGGCGGCCGCAGCAATGTCAGACAAGTGCGAAGGCGCTTGTCCCACATGAGCACGCCAGCCGCGCTGTGAAAACTTGCCGTGAAAGACGTCGAACCATGCGATGCATTCGATGTCGTCGTACCAGGAGATTCACATGCAACGTTTCACCGACAAGGTCGTCATCGTCACGGGCGCCGGCTCGGGCATCGGCGAGGCCACGGCCCGCCGCTTCTCGCAGGAAGGCGCGAACGTGGTGCTCGCCGGCAACACCAAGGCCAAGCTCGACAGGGTGGCGCGCGACCTGCCGCCCGAGCGCACGCTGGTGAAGGTGACCGATGTGTCGAACTACAAACAGGTGCAGGCGCTGGTGGCGGCGACCCTCAAGCGTTTCGGTGCCCTGCATGTGCTCTTCAACAACGCAGGCATCGCGGTGGAGGGCACCGTCACCGAGGCGCCTTTCGACGGCTGGGACAAGATCATGGCCACCAACGTCGGCGGCGTGTTCCATGGCTGCCGCGCCGCCATGCCGCACCTCATCGAGAGCAAGGGCTGCA
This region includes:
- a CDS encoding DUF72 domain-containing protein — its product is MASRAPHADIRIGISGWRYAPWRKRFYPPGLVQRNELAFASRMLSTIEINGSFYSLQRPESYRTWHDETPDDFVFAVKGPRYITHMLQLNDVRTPLANFFASGVLALEKKLGPVLWQLPPRMRYDAERLERFLSLLPHDAKSAVALAREHDDRMTGRSLLKAPRGLRIRHAVEVRNRSFIDPAFIATLRRHGVALVVADTAGRWPLLEDLTADFVYLRLHGDEELYASGYGDAALDRWAARIDAWRRGRQVPDAKLASTTAARRGKRDVFCYFDNDVKVHAPYDAAHLAMRLGLATGLGADDRFAPEIDTTGIGSAKAFWTSA
- a CDS encoding SDR family NAD(P)-dependent oxidoreductase codes for the protein MQRFTDKVVIVTGAGSGIGEATARRFSQEGANVVLAGNTKAKLDRVARDLPPERTLVKVTDVSNYKQVQALVAATLKRFGALHVLFNNAGIAVEGTVTEAPFDGWDKIMATNVGGVFHGCRAAMPHLIESKGCIVNTGSVSGLGGDWGMGFYNASKGAIVNFTKALALDHGRDGVRVNAVCPSLTFTPMTEDMKGDRKLMAKFNERIPLGRGAQPEEIAAVVAFLASDDASFVNGVALPVDGGLMASNGQPDMA